ATCATACAGGGCGTGTTTTTAGCATCCTGTTGCCACCTCAGCTGAAAACGCCTCTTGCACTTAGCCCATGAAAAAATTTCAGAACCCGAGAATCCTAGGTTAATTTTCAAACATCCTATCTTGGGAATCTCGAATGATCATGGGGTcccactaaattttttttaaaaaattccctCAGTTTCTTATATAGAAGGGGGTTTTGCTCCCTCTTACTAGATTAACTATCTCACCCACCGTCCTCTACAAGctaaaaaaattctcttttatttttttttttgttgagtgTTGAAACTTTCTGAAAGAaagatttatttgtgtttatgtttgaggGAAACATTCTCATAGTTTTAAGGTATTTTTGAATTCACAGTGATGCGGTGGAGCTCAGAGAGCCACACATTTCATTCGTTACATTGCAACTCGGGCTCGAAGTTCATGGTAGTTATACGGTCACGGGTTAAAGTGTAACTTGGGTCCCCAGTTGGCGGTGGTTATGTAGTCATGGAGTCAAATTTAATGCCACTGGAAGAGGATGTTTTATAAACTCCATACATAAGCTTGATaccataatcatagggaaaaacaAATGGGCTTTTCTAGTATAATGAACTTATTCTTTTTTGTCTATCTCCACCAAAGCAATATCCTTAACCTTATTGTTTGAAACCTATGGTAGAGTCGGAGGCAAGAGGACTTTCAAGGGGAGGAGTGACTATGACGCTGGAGAAAAGTTAAAACATGACTCAGGACGATAGCGATTGTTGTTTTTAAAGAACTCATTAATGACTACAACCGCTGTCACTCCAACTTGAGTTTCATTTTTTTCTCCAGCATCACAGTCACTCCCCTTCTAAAAATCCTCTTGGCCCCAACTCTGTCACAGGTTTCGGACAATAAGGTTAAGGATATTGTTTTGAtggagatggagaaaaagaacAAGTTCATTATACTGGAAAGTTCTTTTGTTTTTCCTTATGATCATGGTCTCAAACTTAAGTATGGGGTTTATGGAAACTTGAACCCATGACCATATAACCACTCTCAACTAGGGGCATGAGTAATGCTCCAACCCGTGATTGCATAAGCATTGTCAACTGAGAGCCTTAGTTATACTTCAACCCATGATTGTATAACCACTGTGAATTGATAGCTTGAGTTGCAATGCGATAGACTTCTAAAGTGATGGTTTCATCCTGACACGATAGATGAAATGCGTGGGTCTTCGAATACTATCGAATCATCGTGAACTCAAATATACCTTAAAACTATCATAACGTCTGAACGCATTTTCAGCTTAGGTGACTAGAAAGCGTGGCTTCTGTTTCTCTCTAAAATCGATCTAtttccctaaaaatagaaaaaaaacctaaaactctaattattttttaaaatcggcCTTTTCATCTAATTTACCCTTATTATGCATATATTACCGTGGATGGatgaaataaaatgtaaaatcCGAATAGCCCAACCGGTTGGCGACGTCGTGATTCTTTCGTCGCTAAAAATCGCTACTAGATTAAATGTATGCATGctgttttttcttttcaaaagaatATTGTGGGCCATATTCCAAAACTACATCCGTCTTAAGAGTATAAAATTCAACGGCACCAACTTTACAAAATCCATTTTCCCCTTCTTTtcgttttatttatttgacttgatcAGATTTTAGTGGTTGATCACAACCGCAAATGGTTAAAATGTGTTTACCGTACTTGTATTTTTcgtcttttcatattttaaaattcaagtctaactattaatattattattatttatttgttaaattcaggACAAGTGCATAGCTACCAAGTGAGTAgttcttttatttcaaaatatcgtaaccataaatttaattaaaaaaattaatagtattaataattaaacttaaattttgaaatataaaaaataaagagactatAGAGATATTTTAACCATCACAAATAGATAGTATTTTAGGTGGGAAAACTATGATGATATCCATAGGCATGGGGTAATTCATAATTGTCCTTTTCCACccataattttaatttcattcctctcttttatttgttttaaatgcttatttaaaatgaaaaaaaatacagCAAAAGATATCATGAATTTCAAATTTGACAAACTCAACTTGAAGATGGGGTGGAGGAGATGCATGCATTAGATTTTTATGGTGTAATTCGTTGCCTTGAAGTAAAGAAAAATATGCATTGAATGTAAGTTGTTGGTTGGCATATGGGATTGTATCTTGGTCCCATACCCAGTCGCGAGctgaaattaaaattgaaaaaataaaaataaatgtgacTGGAGATAAAATTGTgagaattttaaattataataaaaggagaaagaaaaaagcaaggttgaataattgaatccTATCTCTTAAATTTTACAACCTCAAATTTGTGCTTCACTTTGAATACGTGATGGAAAGAGAGTTTTGATTGCCTTGAACAACATCATTTTCATTGCAGTTTGGTAAATATGACAATTTTGAAAGTGAAGTCTTTTAAACAAGTCATTCAACTCGTGCAAGTGCCCCCATCCATATTTATGCACTacttcttttgtcattctctattcaaccattttattttttttaaagtatataaatagaaaaaaagaagaagaaagaattatTGCATTAGCTGCACTTTCCAGTTTTCCAGTTCAAGTTCATCATGTTGTTTCAGAAGgaaagcatgattttgattttgacAGCATAGCAAGTTGCTGGTACTTGGTAATCTGGCGTATCTCTAATACTTATATATGATATCTCAATGTCAGACCCAAACATGCAAtgccatttgattttttttccaagtGGACCAATCATGGAGGTAGCTCATAGTTAATCCAAATTCCAACCAGGATTTTATGTCTACATGGAGCAAGTGCAAACCCCAATTGCAATTTTTATATAGGATATAACTAATGAATGTTAAATGCAATAAtcttttttgaaataataaatgaaatcattcttaaaaaatgtttataaatgaCGAATAAGCAAACCCttcttttacatatatatatatatataaagttgagGCAATACCAGGGGATTAGACAAATTGGGTTTATTAAAATTCCTTGTGAAAAAAAAGGGGTCTTTAACGGGAGAAGACGTAAATATTGGGAATTGGGAGGAAACTAGGAAAAGGTATGCGTTTGGTTTGGTACCAGGAATTCAGCCCAAGTTTCAACATCCaatttgctttatttttttattacacaaAGGAGAGGCTGAAGGTTAGTTGCCAAATGGGGAAGACTATCATATGCATGAATCAACAAGTTGTTAGAAGATTggatttttaagtttaaaagtttcaaaataagtATTCTTTTTTTGTAATGTTTGTTGTAACTCTTAATTTGTCTTAATGTTTTTAAATAGAATATGTTTGCACATACTGCGTTGTGTAATAAGCCAAAAGCAATGGGTCAAGAAACAAGGatagagaaaggaaaagaaaaaaaaaaagaaaagggagctTTCATGTGAATGAGATCATAAAGTTGATTATTTCTCTAAGATTCAATTAATCATTTCCTTGAATGCTTTCAAGATATTTGAAAATGGTGGTCGTTGCTAGATCATTGTCTTTGTTTTTTATCAAACATTCATTGAGCGAAGCTGTATCTCTGCATTGGTAAGATGGCTTAGCCGTCGTCGAGATTTGACGCATCGGCAGTCGGCACACAGACAGGATGTTGTGCTGAAAGTAtcggttaaattttaaaatttaaaacgaCACGTAAATTGAAAACGTAATGTTATTCATGTTTAAAGTAGTGTGATACCATTTCCCAGCTTTTGCAAGCCTCGAAAAAGAATGGCAATAGAACGAAATGAGAGCAGAAAGTTACTATACCAGTTTATCTAACATGGCATAATGAAAATGAAGAACAGGGAAGGAGAAAAGCATTGGAACAAAAGAGTGTAGACTGTGGATACTATGAAATTATACAAATTGAAATAGGAACTTCTGTTTTTGatctcttttccctttttttgctTCATTTTCCCCATAGCTATATACAGCTTTCCCTAAATGGTCAAAATCACAAAGATGGACAGTTTTTACTAATTAAATGACTGAAAtcgttttttcctttttttgataTTAACTTCAAGCATACAATCCCTCTTCTTCCCATACTTCCACCAGAAAATCAACCATTTCCTGCAAATTAAGTCATTGTTAGAAGACAGAAAAATTAGTGCAGGCCAAGAAAAGCTTTACATAAAAGCCGGTTACACGAAGCATAGACTTACGGAAAGAAGAATTGGTCGTGGGAATGGATTCCTGGTCCCAAGTAAACTTTCATAAGATGCATTCGAACTGTAACAATGTAACATCAGGGAAATTAAGATACGTAAGATTAATACAAACTACAAACACAGAATCTCAAGATGAAGAGTGACACACCTTAATCTGGGCTGTCGACTTTGTCGAGTATGGTTCCTGGGCCTATTACTTCCAATCCATTGGAGTCTGGCCTGATTCCAGACAATAAGACCTACAATGAACACAAATATAATTGTACGTTTTAATTTTGAGAATCTCAAAGTTGACAATAACATCATGAATCAAATTTCAATGATCTATCCTTTACTCATATATTCTGTCGacttagaaatatatatattatataataaacaaAACTTGCCCTGATTTACAAAATCAGATGGGTTGACAATGCCACTGCTGCTACTGCATTGGCTTAGAGTTGGGTTTGACGCACTAATTGAAGACAAGCTCCTTTGAGATTGGAGGGCACTGTTTTCCAATTCATACGTGCTGCTGCTCCAAAAATCATCAGAAATGCTAGGCTTCCTCACTCTACGCCCTCGAATTCTCAATCCTTTTGTTGGCTCATCCACAGCAATAATCGGTGTGGGTTTAGTGCAGCATCCGAAACAACCACTGCTCTGTTGAAAACCAGGTTAAAACCATACACAGATATATAAAACATCTAGCAAGCAGCAACTGCAGAACTGAACCCGTAGCAAATGGGTTTTACCATTTTAAACAAAAGTAAATTTGGTAGAAAGCTACATTTTCCCTTCGCTTTTTTCAACTTTCAGAAATAGGAAAATATCACTGAAATTCACTAGTTACACAGCCACACTGTATCAACTGTTAAGTCCTGCAGCAATTTGCCAACTATATCTCCGAGTGGAACGATATCATATAATTGAAAAGGCAATAAAAGAAAAACACTTTGCGTCTGTTAGATAGCTTGAGCAGCTAGGCTAGTATTTACAGGCCTGATTTGCACCAATGACATTAAGGAAGTCCTAAGATTAGCtaataaaaggaaagaaaagcaTATTACCAAATTGAAAGCTAAAAAAGTCCCTAAAAAGTAGTATTATTGTTGGTTTCTCAGCTGCTACACTGGGAAAGAGGCATGACATTGTCAACAGATTATTCTGCAAATTTGCAACTATGTTCAGAGAATGTGCATATTCCACTTGGAGAAATCTTTTCCTTTCTAGTATAGACAAATAGATACCTTCTTCCCCAATTACAGATTAATTCCTTGACATACATAAGCACCTTAATCCGGCCATACACACAAATCTGAAAAGACCATGCATAATTTATAGGAAGTTTCATTTGGTCAAAGAAATTATACCCTTTCAAGGATTCCTAGAATGACCAACTAGAAACAAATTTCTTGTGAATGGAGCTAGTATGAGATACAGTAACAATAACTCAACCTGTAGAGATTTTGTCCATTTTCTACATTTCCCTCCATGATATTACTAGTATTGCCATCTTCTCATGGTACTAAAGTTGCATTGAAACCAAGTTAAATCATATAAGCAAATTAAGTTTCACAAAACCCCCTTGTTCTCCACCTCCCATCACATGTTTATTAACTCAGGATTTTGTCCTATCCCATCAAACAATTTACAGTTGCAACATATTGTGCATAAACAGCTATGCCATTGTATCTAATTCGTACTAACATGATGCTACTCACCCCcaccaagaaaagaaaaaaaatgtggttCCTTGTCTTTAAAGATTGGGACTTCCAGTTCCACTTCAACGTTTTTGTTCggtgatttattgaaaaaaaaactgcGTTTTGGTCCTAATTCCTAATAAAGGCCTCCCTTTTAACTCATATTCTATTAAATTGGTACTCTTTAGCCCAACAATATAGTTGCAAATATTAATCTCGTTTTCTCAGCCTATACGTATTCTCAAATCCAAAGGCCAGCACTAAATCAGGTAAACTGTGACTTAAAACGCGCCTTAAGTATCACATGAAACtacaaaaataagtaaaaagaaatccaaaaagaaaataaaccatGAAATCATTGAGGGAAAAAAAATTACCACATGCAATCAAGAAGGGCAGTTACCCAAGTAGTGATCATACGATGAACAGTgaccatttctttttctttctttttttttcccggGCGAAACTACCAAACAACACCGATCATCAGTGTACTCACAGCCACCAAAAATACAACAATAAtccgaaaaagaaaaaagaaaactgaaaaCCCAGCTGAAACAGAAACTGAGGAATCTGGAAATAAATTATTGGGTACTTGATATTATCAATATCTGTTATCCTAATATTGGGGATAGTGGGTGAGAAAGATACTTTgatagaaaggaaagaaaaaaaaaagggataatGGCGGTTGTTGCTGCAATTTGATTGGGCAGTTTAAAAGAAGAAAATCATAATTAGTGAAAAGCTTGAGAAAGTATAATTTATGCTATGATTTCATTTTCCTGGGTTACGGGTGTGGGGTGGAGGAGCTGTTTTTTAACTACTCTTATCTAATCAGAATAAAAGCTATTTGAGGGAATTTGAAATGCACGCGCTTTAGGGTTTTTGATTAATGATGGATGTACCGTTTTTTGAAATATCGGATTAAATAATTTCGCCAAAtctaaattatgaataaaatatataattgaaaatgttgaaacgaagttaattattattttcttatttaaaaattataaataatttaaaacgttTTATTTCCTAAAAGAAGTTGTTATCAATATAAAAGCCCTAAAACATTGggtaaatcattttaaaatgtttaatattGCCCTCAAACTGGCGCCAATTATGTtataaacatttcaaaattttttttcttttaaactttttGCCCAAAAATTAATTCCTGCAAATAAATCAAATGGGCTTTGTCTTTATCCAATTTCAACAAGCCTGACCCGCATCAGTCCGTCTTGTTTTTTTCTTCATAATCCTAATTAGTTAGAAGAGAAATTCCTCTAACTTGAAATATGGATATTGTTATTGGGCTTATCATCATTAAATATATGGTTTATGGGTCTATTTAGTTTATCTGGGTTATTGGTCTTTGTTTTACACATCTTATCTTAATAAAGCCCCACACCTTTCTGAGCTTAGCCTCCAAATCGGCTCTTTTCTCATTCAATTATGTGGATGTTGTAGATACGAGAATTTGGGTTCAATCCCAAACTCCTCCCCGATtataagaaaaaattataataaaaaaaaaacaatacttgATCTTTCTTATTCtcaaaataaaaaacaacaatcaaataaaataacCCAATGCAAGAGCAATCCATtcatttaaataaactaatatattgtagggtttttttaaaaattcaagcatgagtaTATAATTATG
The genomic region above belongs to Gossypium hirsutum isolate 1008001.06 chromosome D05, Gossypium_hirsutum_v2.1, whole genome shotgun sequence and contains:
- the LOC107907333 gene encoding uncharacterized protein isoform X1 — encoded protein: MVTVHRMITTWVTALLDCMCGCFGCCTKPTPIIAVDEPTKGLRIRGRRVRKPSISDDFWSSSTYELENSALQSQRSLSSISASNPTLSQCSSSSGIVNPSDFVNQGLIVWNQARLQWIGSNRPRNHTRQSRQPRLSSNASYESLLGTRNPFPRPILLSEMVDFLVEVWEEEGLYA
- the LOC107907333 gene encoding uncharacterized protein isoform X2 — its product is MVTVHRMITTWSSGCFGCCTKPTPIIAVDEPTKGLRIRGRRVRKPSISDDFWSSSTYELENSALQSQRSLSSISASNPTLSQCSSSSGIVNPSDFVNQGLIVWNQARLQWIGSNRPRNHTRQSRQPRLSSNASYESLLGTRNPFPRPILLSEMVDFLVEVWEEEGLYA